A window of Pararhodobacter sp. genomic DNA:
ATGCTTTGATGTGGGAGCTCGCACGATGGCATGCCTCCGAGGAGTTTCCAGATGATATCAGCTGCGCGCTTTTTGAATATGACGGCCCACGCGCATCGTGACACACCCCGCATCGCAGCCAGGGTCAGGCGCATGGTCGCAATCGCGCTTTCGGGTATTGCGGGAACCAGAGCATCGGCCCTAGTCCCGCTTTGCTGCAAGCTTTTCCTCGATGGCCCGCAGCCGCGCGATGACTTCGTCACGGTAGACATCCGTGCGCGCATCCGATTCCTGCCCATGGGCTTCTTGCATCGAATTCACAATCAAACCGACCAACAGGTTCACCACGGCAAAGGTTGTCACCATGATGAACGGGATGAAGAACAACCACGCGCTGGGAAATTCCGCCATCACCGGGCGTACGATCCCCATCGACCAGCTCTCCAGCGTCATGATCTGAAACAAGGTATAGGCCGACGCACCCAGACTGCCGAACCATTCGGGGAAAGCCTCGGCAAAGAGCTTGGTCGCCATGACCGCGCCGATATAGAAAATCATCGCCATCAGCAAAAACACCGAGCCCATGCCCGGCACGGCACGCACGAACCCCTCGACCACACGCCGGAGCGCCGGCGCAACCGAGACCACCCGCAGCAACCGGAGGATCCGCAGCGCACGCAAGACACCAAAGCTATGCGCCCCGGGGACCAAGGCGATGCCGACAATCGTCAGGTCGAAAAGGTTCCAGCCGGATCTGAAAAACCCACCGCGTTGCGCATAGATTTTCAGGGAAAGCTCCAGGACGAACACCGCAAGGCAGGCGGTATCGAGCGCGATGATCACCGCGCCAGCCGTTGCCATCACGCCTGGCGATGTCTCGAGACCCAGGATCAGCGCGTTGAACACGATGACGCCCAGAATGCCATATCGGACACTGGGCAAAGCCAGGAAATTTGTTACTCGGTCGCGCAGTGTCATATTGGCCCTCGATTTTCAGCCGATATGGGCGTGCGTAAACCTCGCGGCAAGCTCTACATGCGCGGACCAGCGAAATTGATCGACAACTTGCACCCAATCCAGACGATAACCGGCCTGCACCAACGCCCGCGCATCGCGTGCAAACGTCACGGGGTTGCAAGAGACGGCGGCAATCACGGGCACTTTGGCGCGGATGATCTCGGCGATCTGCGCCTCGGCTCCGGCGCGTGGCGGGTCGATCACGACGGCGTCGAATTTCGCCAGCTCGTCCGGCAGCAAGGGGCGACGAAACAGGTCGCGGATTTCCGTGGTCACGCGTTTGAGCCCCGGCGCCATTCGCCAGCCAAGATCAAGCGAGTCCAGCATAGCGCCCAGGCCCTCAACGGCGAGAACCTCGGCGGTTTCGGCCAAGGGCAAGGAAAACGTCCCGCAGCCCGCGAATAAATCGACGACATGGCGCGCGTCACCAACCGCCTCTTTGACGGCCGCCTGCAACGCGGCCTCGCCTTGTGGCGTCGCTTGCAAAAACGCGCCGGCGGGTGGCGAAACCAGCGCGCGACCCATGCGAAGTGTCGGGGGTTCTTGCTGCAACAAGACCTCGCCGTCCCACGCCAATCGCGCCAAACCGTGCCGCCCCGCGATCTGCGGCAACGCCATGCGCAAAGCCGTATCCAGCGGTTTGCCGCCGGTCACCGAAACCTCGACCCCTTGGGTGAAGGCGGTGATGGTCAGCTTCATCTCGCCGTTGCGTGAGCCCCCCTCGATCACCATGTCCTCGAGCGCCGGGATCACCGCCAACAACGCCGGGTCCAGCACTTGGCAGGCGGGAATTGCCGTGACCGTGTCCGAGGCGCGGGCGTGGAATCCGACCAACGCCCCGGATTTCAACCGCCGCCCCGCCAAGGTCGCGCGACGGCGACTGTTGGGCGGCGAGGTCAGGATCGGACGCAGCGGAGCCTCCAACCCTTGTGCAGACAGGGCTTGGCGCACCACATCTTGTTTCCAATCGGCCACAAAACCATCAGAGGCGTGCAGCAACGCACAGCCACCGCAGGCTTTGTAATGCCGACACGGCGCGCTGACCCGGTGCACCGAGGGTGTCAAGATTTTCGGCTGAGGGATGCGCCCCGCGTTGATAGCGCCGTCGATTTCCTCGCCGGGCAGCGTCCGCGGCACCGTGATCCCGTCGACGACCCCTTCGGCGCGCAGGGTCAGGCGCTCAATGATCATCATGGCCGCGCAACCGCTGGTGAAAAGGCATAGCCTTCGGGCGACAGGATCGTCGCCTCGCGCAAGCCGTGGGGTTTGTCGGCGGCCTCTATCGTTTCCAGATCCATCACGCGTTTTGGTCCTCGTCTTCGTCAACACCCAGAAACCCGCCGGATTGCCGTGACCAGAACCGCGCATAGCGACCATTCAGCGCCAGCAGGTCTTCGTGCGAGCCTTCTTCGACGATGTGACCCGCGTCAAGCACGATGATCCGGTCCATGCGGGCAATGGTGGACAGGCGGTGCGCAATCGCCAGCACGGTTTTGCCGGCCATAACGCGCTCCAACGCCTTTTGAACCTGCGCTTCAACCTCGGAATCAAGCGCCGAGGTTGCCTCATCCAACACCAGAATCGGCGCATCCTTCAGAAAGGCGCGCGCCAGCGCAACCCTTTGACGTTGCCCGCCCGACAGCCGAACACCGCGTTCGCCCAGATGTGCATCATAGCCCGTGCGGCCCATGGTATCGCGCAATCCAAGCAGGAAATCATGCGCCTCGGCCGCCTTTGCCGCGGCAAAAAGCGCGTCGTCGCTGGCGTCGGGGCGGCCATAGCGAATGTTGTCGCGTGCCGAGCGATTGAACATCGCGGTGTCTTGCGTGACCATACCGATTTGCCGCCTCAGGCTTTCCTGGGTCACAGTTCGCACATCAATGCCGTCGATCAGAACCGCGCCTTTTTCGGTGTCATAGAGCCGCAACAGCAACGCAACCAGTGTGGTTTTCCCGGCCCCCGACGCGCCGACAATGCCGATGCGCTCGCCCGCTTTGATCGTCAAATTGAGATGCTCGACACCGCCGGCCTGCCGCCCATAGGCGAAATCGACGTTGTCGAACGTGATCTCACCACGCACCGGGGGCAGTTCGGTCGCCGTGTCGCTGTCGGTCAGCGCGTGCGCAACGGTCAGCGTGCGCATACCATCCTCAACCTCGCCGACATTGGCATAGATCGCCATCAGCGTGAAACTGACCCAGCCAGTCATTTGCGCCAACCGGATCGACACCGTGCCCGCCGCGACAATCGCCCCGGTCGAGGCCTCGCCCAAGGTCCAAAGCCACAATGTGCCGCCGACCAGAGCCACCGGCAGGATCCCCGCGATCAACACCAAGACCGCACGGAACGTCGCCGAGACACGCCCGAAGGACAGCACTTTCTCGCGAAAGGTTTTCATCGCTTCCAGAGCGTTCCGGTCTTCGTGCCGCGCGTGGGCAAACAGCTTGACCGTGCGGATGTTGGTGATCGTATCCACCACCTGCCCCGTCACCATCGTCCGTGCCCCGGCCCGCGCGCCCGAGCGTTTGCGGATATGCGGCATGAACAGCTTGATCACGAGCAGATAAAACACCGCCCAGGCAAACAGGACGGCACCGAGCCGCCAGTCGATCAACCCCACCAAAGTTGCCGATCCGATCAGGGTGGACAGCGCGAAGGCCACGGTGTTGATCGACTCGCTGACCACCTCGGTCAGGGCGCGTGCCGTCTGGATCTGCTTTTGCGCGATACGGCCCGCGAAATCATTGTCGAAAAACCGGATATCATGGCCCATTGTCCAGCGGTTCAGGCGCGACAGGACCAAGGGGTCTACGTTTGGCGCAACGGTCAAAAAGTTCGAGGCCGAACCAAGGCCAAAGGCAAACGGCCGAACCACCATGAAAAAGCCCGCGAACAGCAGGAGCATGAGCCAGTTCTGCGCAAAAAATGTCTCTGTATTCCCCGAAACCGCGGCGTCGATGACAAGGCCCATGATCAGCGCCGACAACACCTCGGTCGCGCCGGCAAAGGCGGAAATGATGGTCGCAATCGTGATCCCCGGCCATGCCCCCGACAGCGCCCAGCGCAGAAATGCGCCCAGCGTGCGCGGTGGCGGCCCGTCGGCGGCCATGAACGGGTTGATCAGCGTCGAAAGCCTCATTCTGCGACCTCATCCGTGCCAATGAAACCGCCCGATTGCCGCGCCCAGAACCGCGCATAGAGGCCATTCAGCGCCAGCAAATCGGCATGCGTGCCCTGCTCGACAATCCGCCCATCATCGAGCACCACGATCCGGTCCATGCGCGCGATGGTGGACAGACGGTGCGCGATGGCGATCACGGTCTTGCCCTCCATCACGCCATACAGCGTGTCCTGGATCTGGGCCTCTACCTCGGAATCCAGCGCGCTGGTTGCCTCGTCGAGCACCAGAATCGGCGCGTCTTTCAGGATCACGCGGGCAATCGCGATGCGTTGCCGCTGGCCACCCGACAGCTTGACGCCCCGCTCACCGACGCGCGCGTCATAGCCAGTGTTCCCCTCGGCATCCGACAGGCTCAGGATGAACTCATGCGCCTCGGCCCGTTTGGCGGCGTCGATCATCTCGGCCTCGGTCGCGTCGGCGCGGCCATAGAGGATATTTTCGCGCACCGAGCGATGCAGCAGCGCGGTGTCCTGTTGCACCATGCCGATCTGCGCGCGCAGACTGTCTTGCGCGACCTGCGTGATGTCCTGCCCGTCGATCTGGATGCGCCCGCCCTCGGGGTCATAAAACCGCAAAAGCAGCTTGACGAGGGTCGATTTCCCGGCCCCCGAACGCCCGATCACACCGATTTTTTCGCCCGGCGCAATGCTCATCGTCACCGATTGCAACCCGCCCGAACCACGCCCGTAATGATGGCTCAGGTCGATCAGATCGACGCGGCCGTCGCGAAAGTCCAAAGGTTTGGCACTTGGCGCATCAACCAGTGTGATCGGTTGGGCGATGGTTTCCATCCCCTCGGCCACGACGCCAAGGTTGCGAAAGAACGAGCTGACCGCCCACATGAACCAGCCGGTCATTGCGTTCAGCCGCAACACGATCGACGAGGCCGCAACCACGATACCCAGCGTCGCGTTGCCCATGGACCACAGGTAGATCGCCCAACCCACGACCGCGACGATTAGGAATCCGTTCAGAAACACCAGCGTCAGATCCATCGTCGTGAACAGTCGCATTTCGCGCTGAAATGTCACCCGCGCATGTTCAATCGTCTCGCGGGCATAGTCGTTTTCCAGATCGTCCTGCGCAAACAGTTTGACCGAATGAATGTTGGTATAGGCATCCACCACGCGGCCCGTCACGGCGCTGCGGGCATCCGAGGCCGCCTTCGAGGCCGTGCCCATGTGCCGGATCGTCCAGCGCACGAGTTGACCATAAAGCACAAGCCAGATCAGAAGTGGCAGCACCAAACGCGGGTCAGCGCCGAACAACAGCACCCCGGCGCCGATGGCATAGGCGGTGGCATAGCTGAGCGCGTCGAACACCTGATAGATCGCCTCGCCCGCCGCAGGTGGGGTCTGCATGATCCGGTTGGCGATGCGCCCGGCGAAGTCATTCTCGAACCAGCCCACCGACTGCCGCAACACATGGCGATGCGCGCGCCAGCGGATCAGAGTGCCAAAATTGGGCAGGATGGTGTTGTTGATCAGCGCCGTACTGACGCCCTGCAAGACGGGTCGGATGGCCAGCAAGAAAATCGCGGCCAGCGCCATTTCCAGCCCGTAGAGCGACCAAAACGCGGCCATGTCTGTGTTTTCCAGCACATCCACAAGGCGGCCCAGATACCAGATCAGGCCGATCTCGACGAAAGCCGTGATGATCGAGAATACGCCGGTGATGACCAGGACCTTGCGGAACGGTTGCAGGTATCCTTTCAGGAACGGCCACAGCCGTTGCGGCGGCACGTCATGCTCGGCGTAACTGGCGTAGGGATTCACCAGGTTTTCGAAATATCTATACACGCGACCAATCCTCAACCTGTGCAAGCAAACTAGGTCGCTTCACCCGATTAGGCCAGACCCAGCACCACAAGAAGTGCGTTGCGATCCGGGGCGAAATCTTGGGCCAGCCAATGCGCCTCGGCCCGTTTCAAGGCCGCACCAAGGTCGGCACCTGACAGATGTGGCATCAGGTCCTTGGCCTTGAGCGGAAATATGGCTTTGGCGCCGCGGTGAATGTCATCGCGCCAACCGGCCGCGGGTGGTGCCTCGAACAAGGCGGCGCGGGCCAGAACAGCATCAGCCGCCCGGAGTTCGCCCAACAGATAGCCAAGCGCTGCCGGGGCGCTGACCTCGCCCAAAACGTCTCTAACGTTGCAAAAATGCGCTGATTCCGCCTTGGACATACGCAGGATTTCGGTGGGATCTGCGCCGCCCAGAACCAGCAACCGCCGCAACCAACCGCCTGGCTTGCCCTCTTCCAGATGCACCAGAACCGCGAGGGCGGCGGCTTGGGCACCGGGCAGGATATGCGCCATCACCCCGGCCTGAACCATCGCGGCGACGGCGGGCGCAGGGTCGGTTGCCGCCAGGAGTTTGCGCAGTTCCGCCGTGATACGTTCTTGCGAAAGCGTCTCTAACATGGCGGAATGTTCGGCGCAGGCGGCCAAGGCGTCGGCATCCAACCCCTGCTCGGGGTCGCCATATTGCGCGTGAAACCGAAAGAACCGCAGGATGCGCAGGGAATCCTCGGCGATCCGATCATGGGCATCTCCGACAAATCGGACGCGCCGCGCTTTCAGGTCATCCAGACCGCCGAGCGGATCGACCAGAGAGCCATCGGCCTGCACATAGAGCGCGTTCATGGTGAAATCACGGCGCGCGGCGTCCTGCTTCAGCGACGCGCCAAACGAGACGCGTGCATGACGTCCAAAAGTCTCGTCATCACGACGAAAGCTGGTGACCTCGAACCCTTCACCGCCTGAAACAACTGTGACCGTGCCATGCGCGATGCCAGTCGGCACGGCACGCAAACCCGCGTTTTCGGCAAGTTTAGTGACTGTTTCAGGCAAGGCATCGGTCGCGATATCGACATCCGCGACCGGCACACCCAGCAGCGCGTTGCGCACACAACCGCCAACCGCCAGCGCGTGATACCCGGCCTCGGACAACAGGTGCAGAACCGCCTGCGTGTTCGGATTGTCCAGCCAGGCGCCGCCGATCTTCATTCAACCCGCACCGCCAAGGCGTGCAGCATTCGCGCGGTTGCGCCCCAGATGTAATACGGGCCCCAAGGGACGGTGTAAAAGGACCGCCAGGTGCCAAGCCAAAGCCGCTGCTGAACCGAGTAATTCTCGGGCCGCAGCAGGTGATCGAGCGGCACAAAGAAGGCCTCATCGACTTCGCCGGTTTCGACAATCGGTGAAAACCGCGCGGAGATATGCCCAAGGATCGGAGTCACGGCGAATCCGGTGACGGTTTCGTGGATCGGCATGGCGCCCAAAACCGTGACCAACGCCGGGTCCAGCCCCACTTCCTCTTGCGCCTCACGCAAGGCGGCGCCCGTCACGTCGGTGTCAGTCTCCTCGACCTTGCCGCCGGGAAAGGCGATCTGGCCCGGATGGTGTTTCAGACCAGACGCCCGTTTGGTCAGCAAAACCGACAGGCCCTGCGGCCGTTCGATCAGGGGCACCAAGACCCCGGCCGCCCGCAGGGGGCGTTTCTCGTGCCGATACTCCGGGTTCAGGTCAAAGTCGCTCGACTCTGACCCGGATTGGGCCAGCGCGCGCCGAATACGATCTAATGGATCAGTCGTCCCCATCCGATTTTGCCTCGAAACCCACACTGTCTGCGGCCAAAACATAGTGTGCACCGCAGAATTGGCAATCGGCGGTGACAACCCCTTCGGGTGTCGTCATGTGGCCGATGTCTTTCGCCGAATAGATCGACAGGCTTTGGCGCACCTTGTCCTCGGAGCAGGTGCAGCCGAATTCCAGCGGCTGCGATTCGAAAACGCGCGGCTGTTCCTCGCTGAACAATCGCACCAGAAGGTCGGTCGGCTGAACGACCGGTCCGATCAATTCAAGTTGTTCGACCGTATCCAGCAATATATTGACCCGGTTCCAGTTTTCCGCAGCGTCGCCATCGACCAGATCGCCGGCCGCCAGCAGACCATCCTCACCGGAACCGCCATCTTTGGCGTGCGGCGAGGCTTTGGGCATGTGCTGCAACATCACGCCACCCGCGCGCCATTTTTCCGACTGGCCGGGCAAGGTGGAGCGCCCGGCAGCAATGGCAAAGCGCGTTGGCAGTTGCTCGGATTGCGCAAAATACGTCTCGGCACAGGCGGACAGTGAGCCGCCAGAGATCGGCGTAATGCCCTGATACGGCGTCATATCGGCGCCTTGGTCGATGATGATCGCGAAATACCCCTGGCCAATCTGGCTGAAGGGGTCCGAGGCGGGGTCCAGCCGTTCGGCATCAAAACTCGCATAAGCGCGGATGCGGGCGGGTTCACCCTCGGCTGCGGGGGCGAAATAGTCGGTCGCAATCAGCCGCGCCGGGCCAGAGCCGCGCACCTGCAAGGACAACCGCCAGCGCAGTTTCAGCGTCTGGCCGATCATCGCGGTCAGCAAAACGGCCTCGGCAACCAAGGCTTCGATTTGCGCTGGATAGTTGTGCTGGCCCAGCACAGTCTCCAACACACCGTCGATTCGGGCGAGGCGACCACGGATATCCGCGTGGTCCAATTGAAAGGGCAGGACGGTATCGTCCCAGGCGATTTGCGCACCGAGGGTCATGGTAACCTTCACATCAAGGGCTTGGCTTTGAGGTCCTCATATAGGAATGCAATCCTCCGGGCCAAGGGGCAAAGCTGATTCGGGCCCGAATCGAAAGGAACTGCGATGATCCCGCGCTATGGCTCACCACCCAAATCAGGCCGCCACTATCGCCGGCGGCCTGGGGTTTACGCGATTCTGTGGCGCCACGGACGGGTATTGCTGACCCATCAGACCGACCCGAGGCCCGAGCTTCAATTGCCGGGCGGCGGCATTGATCCGGGCGAATCACCCCTGCAAGCCCTGCACCGCGAGGTGATGGAGGAAACCGGTTGGCGCATTGCAAAGCCGCGCCGGCTGGGGGCTTTTCGCCGGTTTACCTACATGCCGGAATATAACCTCTGGGCGGAAAAGCTTTGTTCGGTGTATATGGCGCTACCGGTGCGGCGTGTCGCGGCACCAACCGAACCCGGCCATTCTGCGCAGTGGCTGAAGCCTGAAGCCGCTGCTGACCTGTTGGGAAACCCCGGTGATGCTGCCTTTTTACGAGGAGTTATCCGATGGTTGCGCTAGTCACGCGCCGGGTTGCAGTCCTGATGTTGCTGGCCGCATGTAGCCGTGCGCCGCGTTTTCTGGACTATAACGGCCCCGAGATCACCGAGATTCGTGTTTACAAGGGCGCGCGCCGGATGGAGCTGTGGCATCACGACCAGATGCTGCACGAGTATGTGATTGGCCTGGGGCAAAACCCCGTCGGCCACAAGGTGTATGAAGGCGATAGCCGCACGCCTGAGGGGCGCTATGTCATTGATCGGCGCAATCCGCAGAGCACGTATCATCTGTCGCTGGGGATCTCGTATCCCAACGCAGAAGACACCGCGCGCGCCGAGGCTTTGGGCCTGAGCCCGGGCGGTGACATCTTCATCCATGGTCAAGGGCGCGGCAATCGTTGGCGGTCCGGCGACTGGAGCGTTGGCTGCATCACCGTCACCGACCGCGAGATCGAAGATATTTATTCAATGATCAATATCGGCACAGAAATCGTTCTGTACCCTTAGACCTGCGCCGAAACTCCGGTGGTCAAGACCCACCACAATCTGCCGGTGGGTTCCTGAAACCAGGAAAAGCCGATTTCGCGGGCGCGTGGATCGAGGATGATCGCCCGCGTATCGCGGCGATCCAGCCAGGCCGTCAGCGTTTCCAGCTCGGTTTCATAGGTCTCTGACAGCGTTTCACCCAGAAAAGACCCGCGATAACCCACGCGATTCACCCGGTCGATGGGCGAGGATCCGTCCGATCCAAAATGCCACTGCCGCCCCTGAATCGACATGTCACGGGCATGGGTCGCGGCGGCCGAGGTCAGTTCGATGCTCAATTCCACAGGTGCCAGACCGGTTTGCGCGCGCACCGTGTTGATCGCATCGCGCATCCGCGCCTGAATCCGGGGAACATCCTGCTCGGAGATCCGGTAGACCACCGGAACCGGCCGACCATTCGCCCCCAAGCGCATCGCGGTTCCGGGTGCCGAGCAAGCTGTTACCGCTGCAAGCGCGATCAATGCGGGATAAACGGGACTGGGCATGGCATTCCTGTCAATGGGGTGCTTCAATCCCTTAGACAAAATGTTGAGAAAGTTCAATTGCAACTCCGCACCCTCACATGAGCTTGCGTTGCGATTGCGACAGATTTGTCGTATAAAAAGAAAAAAATCGAGCGACCGAGGCAAAAACAATGTCGAACAACAAATTTCTGCGCCCTGATCGGCGTGGCTTTCTGGTCGGTTCTGCCGCGCTGGGTGGCCTGCTTGCGGCTCCTGCGGTTCTGGCCCAGACGGCCCGGCCCGTTGATCCGTCGATGACCAACAGCACCGAGATTGAAACCGATGTGCGCGACACCACGCCACGCAACATCTCGAGCTTTCGCACATTGCAATGGCGCGATTACTTTTCGCATCTGCGGCGCGGCGCGATTCTGGCGGATACCGATAGCCGGGCGGTGCATTACTGGTCCGAGGATGAAAGCATCTATCGCCTGTACCCCTCATCAGTTCCGATGAGCGACGAATTGACACGCCGCGGCAGCACCACCGTCACCCGCATGGTGGAAGGTCCGGAATGGCGCCCGACCCCGTCGATGCGCGAAAGAAACCCGGAATGGCCGGCCTATGTCGGTCCTGGCCCGGAAAATCCGCTGGGCAGCCACGCTTTGTACCTGGGATGGCAATATTATCGCATCCACGGCACGCACGACACGCGCAAAATCGGACGTCGCTCATCCAATGGATGCATTGGGCTCTACAACGAGCACATTGCCGAGCTTTATGGTTTCGCACAAATCGGCATGCAGGTGTTGCTAATTTGACGACATTGCGGCCAAGTCGCGGAAAAGCCAAAACTCACCCGTTGCATTTCACACCGCAAACTGGTTTGAGAGGGCTACGAGGTATCGTCTTGGGTGCGCATTCTGCCCGTTATAAGAATTTGTAGAAGTGCGCAAATACTGGAGGTTGACAAATGAAGAAACTCGCTCTCGCTGCTCTGATCGCAGTCACCGGCACCGCAGCTTTGGCTTCGGGCTACGTCGAACCATACGTCGAGCCTGAAGTCATCGTGGCTCACTCGTCGTCATCGGTTGGTGGCATCGTTGTTCCACTGCTTCTGCTGATCCTGGTTGCCGCACTGGCTTCCTAATCTGCATTCGCTGCCGATTAAGCAAAGGGGTCAGACGTCAAGTCTGACCCCTTTCGCTATTCCGGGTCCAAATTTGACCCGGCACCTTACCCCAGCCAGCCGCGCAGGTTGTCCTGGACGATGGCGGCAAGCGCATCCATATGCGCGGCGTCGTCATTGAGGCAGGGGATATAGGTAAATGATTCGCCGCCGGCGTGCTCGAACGCCTCGCGAATCTCGCCTTCGATTTCTTCCAGCGTTTCAATGCAATCCGCCGCAAACGCCGGTGCAATCACGGCGATTCGCTTGACGCCGGATTTCGCCAACGCCGCCACATGCTCGACCGTGTAGGGCCGCAACCACTCCTCGCGGCCGAAAACCGATTGAAACGTGGTATCAATCATTGAGTCGCGCCAGCCCAACCGCTCGCGCAGCAACCGCGTCGTTTTCTGGCACTGGCAATGATACGGATCGCCCTCGAGCAAATACCGTTTGGGCATTCCGTGATACGAGGCCACCAGAACTTCGGGTTTTTGTGCCATCGGGTTCCAGACGCGCTCCACCGATTGCGCCAAAGCCTCGATATACCGGGGGTCGTCAAAATAAGCGGGCACGGTGCGCGCCGCGGGTTGCCATTTTTCCTGCATCAAGGCGCGGAAGAACTGGTCGTTGGCGGTCGCGGTCGTTGCCCCCGCATTCTGCGGATAGAGCGGAAAGAACAGGATTTTTTCGCAACCCGCGTCCACCATGCGCCGCACCACCGATTTCGTCGACGGGTTGCCGTAGCGCATGCAGAACTCCACCATCACCGAATCACCAAATTGCGCCTGCATCCGCTCTGACAGCGCCGCGCGTTGGTCCTTGGTGATCGTCATCAACGGGCTTTCGCCCTTGTCGTGGTTCCAGATGGATTTGTAATTCGCGCCCGAGGTGAAAGGCCGCTTGGTCAGGATAATCAATTGCAGCAGCGGCTGCCATTTCCACGAGGCGATATCGATGACCCGCTTGTCCGACAAAAACTCGTTCAGATAGCGCCGCATCGACCAATAGTCGTAATGGTCCGGCGTCCCCAGATTGGCAATCAGCACCCCGACCTTGGCAGGCGCAATCGCCGGATGATCCGCGGGCGCATGCGCAAGACGGCCTTTCCCGGGCTGATCCTTGTGAATGGGGCATTGAGCGTCGGTCATGGGCTTCCTTTCGGTGGCGTCGCCCCTCACCTAGCGGGCCTGCGGGCAAGGTCAATCCTTGGCGGGGCGAGGTGCGGCAAAGGGCGCCGGTTCCAATGGCGTTTCAACCGCGCCCAACGCATCCGCCAAGCGTTGCGCCGCTGATCCGGGCCGCAGCGGTTTCTGTTGCGTGTCAGATGGCGCCCA
This region includes:
- a CDS encoding NUDIX hydrolase; its protein translation is MIPRYGSPPKSGRHYRRRPGVYAILWRHGRVLLTHQTDPRPELQLPGGGIDPGESPLQALHREVMEETGWRIAKPRRLGAFRRFTYMPEYNLWAEKLCSVYMALPVRRVAAPTEPGHSAQWLKPEAAADLLGNPGDAAFLRGVIRWLR
- a CDS encoding L,D-transpeptidase family protein translates to MVALVTRRVAVLMLLAACSRAPRFLDYNGPEITEIRVYKGARRMELWHHDQMLHEYVIGLGQNPVGHKVYEGDSRTPEGRYVIDRRNPQSTYHLSLGISYPNAEDTARAEALGLSPGGDIFIHGQGRGNRWRSGDWSVGCITVTDREIEDIYSMINIGTEIVLYP
- a CDS encoding CAP domain-containing protein, translating into MPSPVYPALIALAAVTACSAPGTAMRLGANGRPVPVVYRISEQDVPRIQARMRDAINTVRAQTGLAPVELSIELTSAAATHARDMSIQGRQWHFGSDGSSPIDRVNRVGYRGSFLGETLSETYETELETLTAWLDRRDTRAIILDPRAREIGFSWFQEPTGRLWWVLTTGVSAQV
- a CDS encoding L,D-transpeptidase → MSNNKFLRPDRRGFLVGSAALGGLLAAPAVLAQTARPVDPSMTNSTEIETDVRDTTPRNISSFRTLQWRDYFSHLRRGAILADTDSRAVHYWSEDESIYRLYPSSVPMSDELTRRGSTTVTRMVEGPEWRPTPSMRERNPEWPAYVGPGPENPLGSHALYLGWQYYRIHGTHDTRKIGRRSSNGCIGLYNEHIAELYGFAQIGMQVLLI
- the hemH gene encoding ferrochelatase, whose amino-acid sequence is MTDAQCPIHKDQPGKGRLAHAPADHPAIAPAKVGVLIANLGTPDHYDYWSMRRYLNEFLSDKRVIDIASWKWQPLLQLIILTKRPFTSGANYKSIWNHDKGESPLMTITKDQRAALSERMQAQFGDSVMVEFCMRYGNPSTKSVVRRMVDAGCEKILFFPLYPQNAGATTATANDQFFRALMQEKWQPAARTVPAYFDDPRYIEALAQSVERVWNPMAQKPEVLVASYHGMPKRYLLEGDPYHCQCQKTTRLLRERLGWRDSMIDTTFQSVFGREEWLRPYTVEHVAALAKSGVKRIAVIAPAFAADCIETLEEIEGEIREAFEHAGGESFTYIPCLNDDAAHMDALAAIVQDNLRGWLG